Proteins encoded within one genomic window of Lampris incognitus isolate fLamInc1 chromosome 19, fLamInc1.hap2, whole genome shotgun sequence:
- the hhla2b.2 gene encoding HERV-H LTR-associating protein 2 produces MTWIERSVILPVILLAWPVASGDTNVTCVYQKSCVLPCTFPPAGEELIHWILLEKEEIFVHSYYNTQDQLQYQNQRYRQRTSVFHDQIPGGNASLRLTTVTLQDEGRYRCYTSTVKGNMEVFIHLEVEVPLGEVDVDLVNNTVTCSSKGIYPKPKLKWSTQPPSKLTYQIPILKNHQELYDISSSLDVRNNSQFTYICSVSNNRGTRKTFFHQPV; encoded by the exons ATGACCTGGATCGAACGCTCCGTGATTCTGCCGGTTATACTGCTGGCATGGCCTGTGGCGAGCGGAG ATACCAACGTGACCTGTGTATATCAGAAGAGTTGTGTGTTGCCGTGCACCTTCCCGCCTGCTGGTGAGGAGTTAATCCATTGGATCCTGCTGGAAAAGGAAGAAATTTTTGTCCACTCCTACTACAACAcccaggaccaactccagtaccAGAACCAACGCTACAGACAAAGGACATCAGTGTTCCATGACCAGATCCCAGGAGGCAACGCCTCGCTCCGCCTGACCACGGTCACATTACAGGATGAGGGACGCTACAGGTGCTACACCAGCACCGTCAAGGGCAACATGGAGGTTTTCATCCACCTGGAAGTGGAAG TGCCACTTGGTGAAGTTGATGTTGACCTGGTAAATAACACAGTCACCTGCAGCTCCAAAGGGATCTACCCAAAGCCGAAGCTCAAATGGTCTACACAGCCTCCGTCTAAACTGACCTATCAGATCCCAATCCTGAAGAACCATCAGGAGCTATATGATATTAGCAGTTCACTGGATGTGCGTAACAACAGTCAATTCACCTACATCTGCTCTGTCAGCAACAACAGAGGAACGAGGAAGACCTTCTTTCACCAACCGG tctaa